Proteins encoded in a region of the Nasonia vitripennis strain AsymCx chromosome PSR unlocalized genomic scaffold, Nvit_psr_1.1 chrPSR_random0038, whole genome shotgun sequence genome:
- the LOC116418026 gene encoding uncharacterized protein LOC116418026, protein MSPRKVFLPKKILKSDYLYTKLLSKLKKFKIELLNDGEISINSLKDVIFSLYNNVDDKILEGFYSWIKNNVRRLVVDLEEYHITKPALVEAPINKINKYRFNKFADAISQLCSTPDDFTSVIKHNISEVCAILYGPYYDKRYEKFVKRYSYFHRKDLIERINLLLDKEELYTTACDFTPIANRSSDPKKIQPQQLNIYNTPSRVLISVKKFDLSAPESPEKEGFDISNEDLEYRSLKRRKLN, encoded by the exons atgTCTCCTAGAAAAGTTTTTTTgccaaaaaaaatattaaaatcagaTTATCTGTATACAAAATTGTtatctaaattaaaaaaatttaagataGAACTTTTAAATGACGGAGAAATATCAATAAATTCACTTAAAGATGTTATATTTTCACTATATAACAATGTAGATGACAAAATTCTAGAAGGCTTTTACAGCtggattaaaaataatgtacgAAGATTGGTTGTAGACCTAGAGGAATATCATATAACCAAACCAGCTCTAGTGGAAgctccaataaataaaattaataaatacagatttaataaatttgcagATGCAATAAGCCAATTATGTTCAACACCAGATGATTTTAC GTCTGTGATTAAACACAATATTAGTGAAGTTTGTGCTATCCTCTATGGACCATATTATGATAAACGGTATGAGAAGTTTGTAAAAAGATATTCGTACTTTCATAGAAAAGACTTGATAgaaagaattaatttattacttgATAAGGAAGAACTATATACTACAGCATGTGACTTTACACCAATTGCTAATAGAAGTTCTGATCCAAAAAAAATTCAACCAcaacaattaaatatttataatacacCCAGTCGTGTCCTAATTTCTgtcaaaaaatttgatttatcaGCTCCTGAATCTCCAGAAAAAGAAGGATTTGACATTTCTAATGAAGATTTGGAATATCGTTCATTAAAAAGGAGAAAGTTGAATTAG